The Deltaproteobacteria bacterium genome includes a window with the following:
- a CDS encoding phosphotransferase, with translation MTASQPTWAEALAAHGIAARTVEPLYSGVNSERFRVETADARYFVKRYRGAPEERQTRLQHEVEGLRFLHAGGVRAIVAPCAVLPEAAVVCFPFHDFAPIAAAEVRPEDCTALAACYGELPRATAAHRARIALIARDAAFTCAAHVAIVAERLQRLEAVACDPLQALLAGVLRPRLQRIGEDLSHGSAAAAWGASGELPWEQRIFSPSDAGLHNVAWDTARTELRCFDFEYCGWDDPAKLLCDCLLQPAVPLPPALAPGFVAAFAAYFSDDGQLLDRARWLYPLLAVKWAAIVLNPLLPSWATHHPPLPASDRTSRLQRARAMLQRSAMPEPEPPTA, from the coding sequence ATGACCGCGTCGCAACCGACATGGGCCGAGGCGTTGGCCGCGCACGGGATCGCGGCACGGACGGTCGAGCCATTGTACAGCGGCGTGAACAGCGAGCGGTTTCGGGTGGAGACCGCGGACGCGCGCTATTTCGTGAAGCGGTATCGCGGTGCGCCGGAGGAACGGCAGACGCGGTTGCAGCACGAAGTGGAGGGGCTGCGTTTTCTTCATGCAGGCGGTGTGCGCGCGATTGTCGCGCCGTGTGCGGTGCTCCCGGAAGCGGCGGTGGTTTGTTTTCCCTTTCATGACTTCGCGCCGATTGCCGCGGCGGAGGTGCGGCCGGAGGACTGCACGGCACTGGCCGCGTGCTATGGAGAGCTTCCGCGTGCGACTGCGGCGCATCGCGCGCGGATCGCGCTGATCGCGCGGGACGCGGCGTTTACGTGCGCAGCGCACGTGGCGATTGTGGCAGAACGGTTGCAACGTTTGGAGGCAGTCGCGTGTGATCCGCTGCAGGCGCTGCTCGCCGGGGTGTTGCGACCGCGACTGCAACGGATCGGCGAAGACTTGTCGCATGGGTCTGCTGCGGCGGCTTGGGGGGCGAGCGGCGAACTCCCGTGGGAGCAGCGGATCTTCAGCCCATCGGACGCGGGCCTGCATAATGTCGCGTGGGACACGGCGCGCACCGAATTGCGCTGCTTCGATTTCGAATATTGCGGCTGGGACGATCCGGCGAAATTGCTCTGCGATTGTCTGTTGCAACCCGCGGTGCCGCTGCCGCCGGCATTAGCGCCGGGATTTGTGGCGGCGTTCGCTGCGTATTTCTCCGACGATGGACAATTGCTGGACCGCGCTCGATGGCTTTATCCGCTGCTGGCCGTGAAGTGGGCCGCGATCGTGTTGAATCCATTGCTCCCGTCGTGGGCGACGCACCATCCGCCATTGCCGGCGTCTGATCGTACATCACGATTGCAACGCGCGCGCGCCATGTTACAACGCAGCGCGATGCCGGAACCGGAGCCGCCCACCGCATGA
- a CDS encoding zinc-binding dehydrogenase: protein MRAAILTALQEPLTVADVVAPEPQFGQVAVQVHTSTVCGAQLGEIDGRKGPDRYLPHLLGHEGSGHVVAVGLGVTHVKVGDAVVLHWRPGRGLAVGGARYLWGERVVNAGPVTTFQETAIVAANRCTVVPPETDLETAALYGCAITTAFGAIANDAQLKPGESVLVLGVGGVGLAVLMAARVCGAGELVAVDRYAARLQLATRCGADWAVDTNHRDWRQQVAARLPAGADVVIENTGDRAMIEAAVELTSPRGRTVLVGVPLAGERIALDTFPLHFDKRLVGSCGGGTQPHDDIPRYLRLAAAGRFDPSLLITHRFPLTEINTAITLMRSGAAARCAIRMGTW from the coding sequence ATGCGCGCTGCAATTCTCACTGCGTTGCAGGAACCGTTGACGGTGGCCGACGTCGTTGCGCCGGAGCCGCAGTTTGGCCAAGTCGCCGTACAAGTGCACACCAGTACGGTCTGCGGGGCGCAGCTCGGTGAGATCGACGGACGCAAAGGGCCGGATCGGTATCTGCCGCATCTGCTCGGCCATGAGGGGAGCGGCCACGTCGTGGCCGTTGGTCTCGGCGTGACGCATGTGAAGGTTGGCGACGCTGTCGTGCTGCATTGGCGCCCCGGACGCGGGCTGGCGGTCGGCGGCGCGCGTTATCTGTGGGGGGAGCGCGTTGTCAACGCCGGGCCGGTGACGACGTTTCAGGAAACGGCGATCGTTGCAGCAAATCGCTGCACGGTAGTGCCGCCGGAGACCGATTTGGAAACGGCTGCGTTGTACGGTTGCGCGATCACGACGGCCTTCGGGGCGATCGCGAACGACGCGCAGTTGAAACCCGGCGAATCGGTGCTGGTGCTCGGCGTGGGCGGCGTCGGGCTCGCGGTCCTGATGGCGGCGCGCGTCTGTGGTGCGGGCGAACTCGTCGCGGTGGACCGCTATGCTGCGCGGTTGCAACTGGCAACGCGTTGCGGTGCCGACTGGGCCGTGGATACGAACCACCGCGATTGGCGACAGCAAGTCGCCGCGCGGTTGCCCGCCGGTGCCGACGTGGTGATCGAAAACACCGGCGACCGGGCGATGATCGAGGCCGCCGTGGAGCTGACCAGTCCGCGCGGGAGAACTGTGTTGGTCGGCGTGCCGCTTGCCGGCGAACGCATCGCGCTCGATACGTTTCCGCTCCACTTCGATAAACGACTCGTCGGATCCTGTGGCGGCGGCACGCAGCCGCACGACGACATCCCCCGTTACCTGCGCTTGGCCGCTGCCGGTCGTTTCGATCCGTCGCTGCTGATCACCCACCGCTTCCCACTAACCGAGATCAACACGGCCATCACCCTGATGCGTTCCGGCGCCGCCGCCCGCTGCGCGATTCGGATGGGGACATGGTAA
- a CDS encoding SDR family oxidoreductase codes for MTDFRTIAVIGGAGYVGSRLVPRLLRDGYAVRVLDWYLYGRGVLVPHRALQEIQGDVRDAACVAAVLRGADAVIHLACISNDPSFELNPTLGRAVNFESFAPCVAAAKHAQVRRFIYASSSSVYGINDAPHVTESAPLQPLTDYSRYKAACEAILRDAQSPDFTTLILRPATVCGLAPRLRLDLTVNILTAHAVLRDRMTVFGGTQRRPNLHIDDMVEAYCHALQWDDAQIAGKTYNVGGENLTLSAIAERVRTIVGDHVAISVEPTTDLRSYHICSERIAEELGFRPSLTVDHAIRDVAAALRDGRVPDALTDTRYYNIRAMQAAGLG; via the coding sequence ATGACAGATTTCCGCACGATAGCCGTCATCGGCGGCGCCGGATATGTCGGGTCGCGCCTCGTTCCGCGCTTGTTACGCGACGGCTACGCGGTGCGCGTGCTCGATTGGTATCTGTACGGCCGCGGCGTCCTGGTGCCACACCGTGCCTTGCAGGAAATCCAAGGCGATGTCCGCGATGCGGCCTGCGTCGCCGCCGTGCTGCGCGGCGCCGACGCGGTCATCCATTTAGCGTGCATCTCCAACGACCCGAGCTTCGAACTGAATCCGACCCTCGGTCGCGCGGTCAATTTCGAATCGTTCGCGCCGTGCGTCGCAGCCGCGAAACACGCGCAGGTGCGACGCTTCATCTACGCCTCGTCGTCGAGCGTCTACGGCATCAACGACGCTCCGCACGTCACGGAGTCGGCCCCGTTGCAACCGCTGACCGATTATTCCCGCTACAAGGCCGCGTGCGAAGCGATCTTGCGCGACGCGCAGTCGCCCGATTTCACGACGCTCATCCTGCGCCCCGCCACCGTCTGCGGACTCGCGCCACGGTTGCGACTCGACCTCACCGTCAACATCCTCACGGCCCACGCGGTATTGCGCGACCGAATGACCGTTTTCGGCGGCACACAGCGCCGCCCCAATCTGCATATCGACGACATGGTCGAGGCCTATTGTCACGCGCTACAGTGGGACGACGCGCAGATCGCAGGAAAAACCTACAATGTCGGCGGCGAAAACTTGACGTTGTCGGCCATCGCCGAGCGAGTCCGCACGATCGTCGGAGACCACGTGGCAATCAGCGTCGAACCGACGACCGATCTCCGTTCGTATCATATTTGTTCGGAACGCATCGCGGAGGAGCTGGGATTTCGGCCCTCGCTCACGGTTGATCACGCCATCCGCGACGTCGCGGCGGCACTCCGTGACGGCCGCGTCCCCGACGCGCTGACCGACACGCGCTACTACAACATCCGCGCAATGCAGGCCGCCGGCCTCGGATGA
- a CDS encoding adenylyltransferase/cytidyltransferase family protein codes for MEAATSRKLFDIEPLRTQLAEERTAGRRIVLCHGVFDLVHPGHIRHLETAARLGDRLVVSVTPDRYVNKGPGRPVFTERLRAESIAALSCVDYVVINAWPNAVETITRLRPDRYVKGSDYTDPAQDVTGQIAAEVAAVEAVGGQAVFTDELTFSSTNLINQFFFPYPDAAAEFLQTHRQQQTLAALRTAIEAFADLRVLVVGDVILDEYHYCSPLGKSLKGEVINTRSLSTEMFAGGVLAAANHVANFCKRVDVAGYLGEERTHESFIRHHLKPNIQPHLFYRKGMTTILKRRYVEPRYLRKFFEISYLADPTTPIDDDTQLAAFLHRAAPEYDVVLVTDFGHNTISAEAIAILDQQARFLAVNAQTNSANIGFNLVTKYPRADYICIDELEARLALHARGRPLDELIVALQEWFHARYVTITHGYQGCVIYSPTEGVCRVPALTNTVVDTLGAGDAFLAISSLCATHNLPAAQLGLIGNAAGAMHVGEVGNRAAVEKVGLLKFLHSLLG; via the coding sequence ATGGAGGCAGCGACCAGCCGCAAGCTCTTCGACATCGAACCGTTGCGGACGCAATTAGCGGAAGAACGCACGGCCGGACGCCGCATCGTCCTCTGCCATGGCGTCTTCGATCTCGTGCATCCCGGCCATATCCGGCATCTGGAAACCGCGGCGCGACTCGGGGATCGGCTGGTGGTCAGCGTCACGCCCGACCGTTACGTCAATAAAGGCCCCGGCCGGCCGGTGTTCACCGAACGGCTGCGCGCCGAATCGATTGCCGCGTTGTCGTGCGTCGATTACGTCGTGATCAACGCCTGGCCCAATGCCGTGGAAACGATCACGCGACTCCGGCCCGATCGCTATGTAAAAGGGAGCGATTATACGGATCCCGCCCAAGACGTCACCGGCCAAATCGCCGCGGAAGTCGCGGCGGTCGAAGCGGTCGGCGGCCAAGCGGTGTTCACCGACGAATTAACGTTCAGTTCGACCAATCTGATCAATCAATTTTTCTTCCCGTATCCCGACGCGGCCGCGGAGTTTTTGCAAACACATCGGCAACAACAGACGCTCGCCGCGCTCCGCACGGCCATTGAGGCGTTTGCCGACCTCCGCGTGTTGGTAGTCGGCGACGTGATCCTCGACGAATACCATTACTGTAGTCCGCTCGGGAAATCGTTGAAGGGCGAAGTGATCAACACCCGCTCACTCTCCACGGAAATGTTTGCCGGCGGCGTGTTGGCGGCCGCGAACCACGTCGCGAACTTTTGCAAACGCGTCGACGTCGCCGGCTACCTCGGCGAAGAACGGACGCACGAATCGTTCATCCGTCATCACTTGAAACCGAACATCCAGCCGCATCTCTTTTATCGCAAAGGAATGACGACCATCCTCAAACGTCGCTACGTGGAGCCGCGCTATTTGCGCAAATTCTTCGAAATCAGTTATCTCGCCGATCCCACAACCCCGATCGACGACGATACGCAACTCGCGGCCTTTCTGCATCGCGCGGCCCCTGAATACGACGTCGTGTTGGTCACCGACTTCGGCCACAACACCATCAGCGCCGAGGCGATCGCCATCCTGGACCAACAGGCTCGCTTCTTGGCCGTGAATGCGCAAACCAACAGCGCCAATATCGGGTTCAACCTCGTCACCAAATATCCACGCGCGGATTACATTTGTATCGACGAACTGGAAGCGCGTCTGGCGCTGCATGCCCGCGGACGGCCGCTGGATGAACTGATCGTCGCGTTGCAGGAGTGGTTTCATGCCCGCTACGTAACGATCACGCACGGCTATCAAGGCTGCGTGATTTACAGCCCGACCGAAGGCGTGTGTCGGGTGCCGGCACTCACGAACACTGTCGTCGATACGCTCGGCGCCGGCGACGCCTTTCTGGCCATCTCGTCCCTTTGCGCCACGCATAACCTGCCCGCCGCACAACTCGGCCTGATCGGCAACGCAGCGGGCGCGATGCACGTCGGCGAAGTCGGCAATCGGGCCGCAGTCGAAAAAGTCGGGCTGTTGAAATTCCTCCATTCTTTACTCGGATAA
- a CDS encoding transketolase produces the protein MTSLDSRSLEQRRWLVRSMAASGRGHLASACSILEICRVLYHDVLRIDPDAPAWPERDRFILSKGHGCLALYLQLAERGFFPLEELLQVSHDGAPLGGHPEAGRAPGIEWSTGSLGHGLSVGLGMAVAARLHGAKHRVFVLLGDGECNEGSVWEAALAAVQHRATNLVALVDYNRQQCYAATEAVVALEPLRAKWESFGWAVAEVDGHDVAALRATLGAAPLADVRPMVVICHTVKGKGFPELEGNPVWHHSAKFTPADATRLLAQLDAAESAAATTGNGDA, from the coding sequence ATGACGTCGCTCGATTCACGCAGCCTGGAACAACGCCGCTGGTTAGTGCGCAGCATGGCCGCCAGCGGGCGCGGGCATTTGGCGTCTGCCTGTTCGATCCTCGAAATCTGCCGCGTGTTGTACCACGATGTCTTGCGCATCGACCCCGATGCGCCTGCATGGCCGGAGCGTGACCGCTTTATCTTAAGCAAGGGGCATGGTTGTCTCGCCCTCTATCTGCAACTCGCGGAGCGCGGATTTTTTCCGTTGGAGGAATTGCTGCAGGTCAGTCACGACGGCGCGCCGCTCGGCGGGCATCCGGAAGCGGGACGCGCGCCGGGGATCGAATGGTCCACCGGATCACTCGGTCACGGGTTATCGGTCGGGCTCGGCATGGCGGTCGCAGCGCGTTTGCATGGAGCGAAACATCGCGTCTTTGTGTTGCTCGGGGACGGGGAATGCAACGAAGGGAGTGTCTGGGAAGCGGCGTTGGCCGCGGTGCAGCACCGCGCGACAAATCTCGTTGCCCTCGTCGATTACAATCGGCAACAGTGTTACGCAGCCACGGAGGCAGTCGTGGCGTTGGAACCGTTGCGCGCGAAATGGGAGAGCTTCGGTTGGGCAGTCGCGGAAGTGGATGGCCACGACGTCGCGGCGTTGCGGGCCACGCTCGGCGCGGCGCCGCTGGCGGACGTGCGGCCGATGGTCGTGATTTGCCACACCGTGAAGGGAAAAGGTTTTCCCGAATTGGAAGGGAATCCCGTGTGGCATCACTCGGCCAAATTCACGCCCGCCGACGCGACGCGCTTGTTGGCGCAGTTGGACGCGGCGGAGTCTGCGGCGGCAACGACGGGGAATGGCGATGCGTAA
- a CDS encoding class I SAM-dependent methyltransferase — MKQRQTPNYVDFVGAIHRRTERDYVGRVTSYPKEHAAELAKQFDRDYWDGDRHTGYGGYQYDGRWRAVAEAFAAHYALRAGQRVLDVGCGKGFLLYDLTQVVPGLEVHGLDISRYALTHAKPEVADRLIHGHARELPFPDQHFDLVYSINTLHNLYCYDLDRALLELTRVSRAHQYLCVESYRTEAEKVHLLYWQLTCEMFCTPDEWRWWFQQTGYTGDYSFIYFE; from the coding sequence ATGAAGCAACGTCAAACCCCGAACTATGTCGATTTCGTCGGCGCGATCCATCGGCGCACCGAGCGCGATTATGTCGGCCGCGTGACCAGCTATCCGAAAGAGCATGCGGCCGAGTTGGCGAAACAATTCGATCGCGACTATTGGGACGGCGATCGCCATACCGGCTACGGCGGGTATCAATACGACGGCCGTTGGCGGGCCGTCGCGGAGGCGTTTGCCGCCCATTACGCATTGCGCGCCGGGCAGCGCGTCCTCGATGTCGGTTGTGGCAAGGGATTTCTCCTCTACGATCTGACGCAGGTCGTTCCCGGCTTAGAAGTCCACGGGCTCGACATTTCGCGTTACGCATTGACCCACGCGAAACCGGAAGTCGCCGATCGGCTGATCCACGGCCACGCGCGCGAACTCCCGTTCCCCGATCAACACTTCGATCTCGTCTATTCGATTAACACCTTGCACAACTTGTATTGTTACGACCTCGATCGTGCCTTGCTCGAACTGACGCGGGTGAGTCGCGCGCATCAATATCTCTGCGTCGAGTCGTATCGCACCGAAGCGGAGAAAGTGCATTTGCTCTACTGGCAATTGACCTGCGAAATGTTCTGCACGCCCGACGAGTGGCGCTGGTGGTTTCAACAGACCGGCTATACGGGCGATTATTCGTTTATCTACTTCGAATGA
- a CDS encoding transketolase, whose amino-acid sequence MRKACLAAIAELARRDPRVVFVGSDLAAGTLGELQREFPNRHFMEGVSEQHLIGFMSGLAAEGYIPYGNTIATFFTRRCYEQIVLDAALPQLPLRLIGSGGGLVYAPLGPTHLATDDLAILRAVPGMTILAPCDADELRRLMPQTLDLPGPLYLRLAKGGDRVVSRADLSCRIGEAIALCAGGDVLLVSTGVMTGVALDAAETLAGVDIAASVLHCHTIKPLDVAALQAAARPVRVILSVEEHSIIGGLGSAVAEVVAEMAWARPKRMQRIGLPDRFFAEYGTQASAWVRQGLTVERIVETAQQLLEASAAGGIA is encoded by the coding sequence ATGCGTAAGGCGTGTCTCGCAGCGATTGCCGAACTCGCGCGGCGTGACCCGCGGGTCGTTTTCGTCGGATCCGACTTGGCAGCCGGGACGCTCGGTGAGTTGCAGCGCGAATTTCCGAACCGCCATTTCATGGAAGGCGTGAGTGAACAGCATCTGATCGGCTTCATGTCCGGCCTCGCTGCCGAAGGGTACATTCCGTACGGCAATACGATCGCGACATTTTTCACACGTCGTTGCTACGAACAGATCGTGCTCGATGCCGCACTGCCGCAATTGCCGCTCCGCTTGATCGGCAGCGGCGGCGGTTTGGTCTACGCGCCGCTCGGTCCGACCCATTTAGCGACCGACGACCTGGCGATCCTGCGCGCGGTGCCCGGCATGACCATCCTCGCACCGTGCGATGCCGACGAACTGCGCCGCTTGATGCCGCAGACGCTCGACCTCCCGGGCCCACTCTATTTACGCCTGGCCAAAGGCGGGGATCGAGTCGTGAGCCGCGCCGATCTGTCGTGCCGGATCGGGGAGGCGATTGCGTTGTGCGCCGGCGGCGATGTGTTGTTGGTGAGTACCGGCGTGATGACCGGCGTCGCGTTGGATGCGGCGGAGACATTAGCGGGCGTCGACATTGCGGCAAGCGTCTTACACTGTCACACGATTAAGCCGCTGGACGTGGCGGCCTTGCAAGCGGCGGCACGACCGGTACGCGTGATCCTGAGCGTGGAAGAACATAGCATCATCGGTGGGCTCGGCTCGGCAGTGGCTGAAGTCGTGGCGGAAATGGCGTGGGCGCGGCCGAAACGGATGCAACGGATCGGACTTCCCGATCGTTTTTTTGCGGAGTATGGGACGCAAGCGAGCGCATGGGTGCGGCAGGGGTTGACCGTGGAGCGGATTGTGGAAACAGCGCAGCAGCTGTTGGAAGCGAGTGCGGCGGGCGGAATTGCATGA
- a CDS encoding GDP-mannose 4,6-dehydratase — translation MTARQRIAVLGSNSFSGADFIDVLLETGRYDVLGISRAPEVTPLFAAYHRHGRAHMRFLQADLNTALPSIMEALAAWRPTVIVNFAAQSEVGPSWEHPEHWMQTNVASFAVLLNQLRRCAWLERYLQISSPEVYGSCAQPLHEDAPLHPSTPYAVSKAAADMLLQTFVCQYRFPALWVRSTNVYGAHQQLHKIIPRTAIAAKRGAKIPLHGGGRAVKSYIHIRDISRGELAILEHGTVGEIYHLAPDHGVAVRDVVAQLATLLGVAWPDLVNDVAERPGQDAAYLIDATKARTTLGWQPATPLATGLRDVVTWIETHWNELRDRPLEYVHRV, via the coding sequence ATGACCGCGCGTCAACGCATCGCCGTACTCGGCAGCAACTCTTTTTCCGGCGCCGACTTCATCGACGTACTGTTGGAAACCGGCCGTTACGACGTGCTCGGCATCAGCCGCGCGCCGGAAGTCACTCCGCTCTTCGCCGCGTATCATCGCCACGGCCGCGCACACATGCGCTTTCTCCAGGCCGATCTCAATACCGCGCTGCCGAGCATCATGGAGGCCTTAGCAGCGTGGCGTCCCACCGTGATCGTCAACTTTGCAGCCCAAAGTGAAGTCGGGCCGAGCTGGGAGCACCCTGAACACTGGATGCAGACCAACGTCGCCTCGTTCGCCGTGTTGCTGAACCAGCTGCGGCGCTGCGCGTGGCTCGAACGGTATCTGCAGATCTCGTCGCCGGAAGTCTACGGCAGCTGCGCGCAGCCGCTCCATGAAGACGCGCCGCTCCATCCGAGCACCCCGTATGCCGTTTCCAAGGCTGCGGCCGATATGCTGTTACAAACCTTCGTCTGCCAATATCGGTTCCCCGCGCTCTGGGTTCGATCCACCAACGTCTACGGCGCCCACCAACAACTCCATAAGATCATCCCGCGCACTGCGATTGCAGCCAAACGCGGCGCGAAAATCCCGCTGCACGGCGGCGGACGCGCGGTCAAATCGTATATCCATATCCGCGACATCTCGCGCGGCGAGCTCGCGATTCTGGAACATGGCACGGTCGGCGAAATCTATCACTTGGCACCGGACCACGGAGTCGCGGTGCGCGACGTCGTCGCCCAGCTCGCAACCCTACTCGGGGTTGCGTGGCCCGACCTCGTCAACGACGTGGCAGAGCGCCCCGGCCAAGACGCGGCCTACCTGATCGACGCCACAAAGGCCCGCACCACGCTGGGCTGGCAGCCAGCAACCCCGCTCGCCACGGGATTACGCGACGTCGTGACGTGGATCGAAACCCATTGGAACGAACTGCGCGACCGTCCGCTGGAATACGTGCATCGGGTATAA
- a CDS encoding NAD-dependent epimerase/dehydratase family protein, whose protein sequence is MSARRAIVSGGAGFIGSHLVERLLADGHEVVVLDNLATGRLSNLTACGLSARLTIHQVDISAAPALQTYCSGADWIFHLAALADIVPSIERPADYFRANVAGTLAMLEAARAVGAQRFLYAASSSCYGIPTQFPTPETAPIQPQYPYALTKHLGEQLVLHWCQVYHLPVVCLRLFNVYGPRARTHGSYGAVFGTFLAQKLAGKPFTVVGNGTQTRDFTYVDDVVAAFLAAANAACRGAVLNVGSGGTYSVNQLVALLGGDVVHVAKRPGEPDCTFADIRQARETLNWQPSVPFAEGVRRTVAQIEDWHGAPVWDPDSIATATAAWFRQLQS, encoded by the coding sequence ATGAGCGCCCGGCGCGCGATCGTCTCCGGCGGAGCGGGATTCATTGGCAGTCATCTCGTCGAACGACTGCTCGCAGACGGGCATGAAGTCGTCGTGCTCGACAACTTGGCGACTGGACGACTCAGCAATCTCACGGCATGCGGACTCTCCGCGCGGCTGACGATCCATCAAGTGGATATCAGCGCCGCACCCGCATTGCAGACCTATTGCAGCGGAGCCGATTGGATTTTTCACTTGGCCGCGTTGGCGGACATCGTCCCGTCGATCGAACGGCCGGCCGATTATTTTCGCGCCAATGTCGCCGGAACGCTCGCGATGCTTGAAGCCGCGCGGGCCGTGGGCGCGCAGCGTTTCCTCTACGCCGCATCGTCGTCGTGCTACGGCATCCCGACGCAATTTCCGACGCCGGAAACCGCGCCGATCCAACCGCAATATCCATACGCACTCACGAAACACTTAGGCGAACAACTCGTTTTGCACTGGTGCCAGGTGTATCATTTGCCCGTCGTCTGCTTACGCCTCTTTAATGTGTACGGCCCGCGCGCGCGCACCCACGGCAGCTACGGCGCGGTGTTCGGCACGTTCCTGGCGCAAAAACTCGCCGGCAAACCGTTCACCGTGGTCGGCAACGGCACGCAAACGCGTGACTTCACGTATGTCGACGACGTCGTCGCGGCCTTTCTCGCTGCAGCGAACGCCGCGTGCCGCGGCGCGGTGCTGAACGTCGGCTCTGGTGGGACTTACAGCGTTAATCAACTTGTGGCGTTACTTGGCGGCGACGTGGTTCACGTGGCCAAGCGTCCCGGCGAACCGGATTGCACCTTCGCCGATATCCGCCAGGCCCGTGAGACCCTCAATTGGCAACCGTCCGTCCCGTTCGCCGAAGGCGTCCGCCGTACCGTCGCGCAAATCGAGGACTGGCACGGCGCTCCAGTCTGGGACCCAGACAGCATCGCCACCGCCACCGCCGCGTGGTTTCGGCAGCTACAGTCATAG
- a CDS encoding plasmid pRiA4b ORF-3 family protein: MSKMFQFKVSLIASDPLIWRRVLVPQTFTFDNLHKVIQQLFQWEESHLHEFGIGDTYPRKKINGRLPLADFFERAKQSCTYTYDFGDNWEHAVVFERWTERPDAPTIPVCIAGEQNAPPEDCGGVPGYYGLLEAIADPAHPEHETFSEWLGGPFDPTQFDMAAINAQLKRIKGKGKRP, encoded by the coding sequence ATGTCGAAGATGTTCCAATTCAAGGTCTCGCTCATCGCGTCCGATCCGCTCATTTGGCGGCGAGTCCTCGTCCCGCAGACGTTCACGTTCGACAATCTCCACAAAGTCATTCAACAACTCTTTCAATGGGAAGAGTCGCATCTGCACGAATTCGGCATCGGCGACACCTATCCCCGCAAAAAAATCAACGGCCGCTTGCCGCTCGCGGATTTTTTTGAGCGCGCGAAACAGTCGTGCACCTACACCTACGACTTCGGCGACAATTGGGAACACGCGGTCGTGTTCGAACGCTGGACCGAACGACCCGACGCGCCGACCATTCCCGTGTGCATTGCCGGGGAGCAAAATGCCCCACCCGAAGACTGCGGCGGCGTCCCCGGCTATTACGGCTTACTGGAAGCCATTGCCGATCCCGCCCACCCGGAACACGAGACCTTCAGCGAATGGCTCGGTGGCCCGTTCGACCCGACGCAGTTCGACATGGCCGCAATCAACGCCCAGCTGAAGCGGATCAAGGGGAAGGGGAAACGGCCATGA